A stretch of the Sphingomonas sp. CL5.1 genome encodes the following:
- the ruvB gene encoding Holliday junction branch migration DNA helicase RuvB, whose translation MTDADRLLTPARRPEDVDAALRPRTLDEFVGQKAARENLRVFIQAARARGDALDHVLLFGPPGLGKTTLAQIVAREMGVGFRATSGPVIAKSGDLAALLTNLEDGDVLFIDEIHRLQPAVEEVLYPAMEDRALDLMIGEGPSARSVRIDLPRFTLVGATTRQGLLTTPLRDRFGIPVRLQFYTVDELEHVVSRAARLLDLHIARDGAAEIARRARGTPRIAGRLLRRVRDFANVAGVAEVDALAADRALNRLEVDKLGLDAMDRRYLMMIADIYRGGPVGVETLAAGLSEPRDTIEEVIEPYLIQLGLVARTARGRILNPGGWKHLGLNPPVGGQDGLFD comes from the coding sequence ATGACCGATGCCGATCGCCTGCTGACCCCCGCCCGCCGGCCGGAGGATGTCGATGCGGCGCTGCGCCCCAGGACGCTCGACGAGTTCGTCGGGCAGAAGGCGGCGCGCGAGAATCTGCGTGTGTTCATCCAGGCGGCGCGGGCACGCGGCGACGCGCTCGATCACGTCCTGCTGTTCGGCCCGCCCGGCCTCGGCAAGACGACGCTGGCGCAGATCGTCGCGCGCGAGATGGGCGTGGGCTTCCGCGCCACCTCCGGTCCGGTGATCGCCAAGTCGGGCGATCTCGCGGCGCTGCTCACCAATCTCGAGGATGGCGACGTGCTGTTCATCGACGAGATTCATCGCCTTCAGCCGGCGGTGGAGGAAGTGCTCTATCCGGCGATGGAGGATCGCGCGCTCGACCTGATGATCGGCGAGGGGCCGTCGGCGCGGTCGGTGCGCATCGACCTGCCGCGCTTCACCCTCGTCGGCGCCACGACGCGGCAGGGGCTGCTCACCACGCCGCTGCGCGATCGCTTCGGCATCCCGGTGCGGCTGCAATTCTATACGGTGGACGAGCTTGAGCATGTCGTGTCGCGCGCCGCGCGGCTGCTCGACCTGCACATCGCGCGCGACGGCGCGGCGGAGATCGCGCGCCGCGCGCGGGGCACCCCGCGCATCGCCGGCCGGCTGCTGCGCCGCGTGCGCGACTTCGCCAATGTCGCCGGGGTCGCCGAGGTGGATGCGCTGGCCGCCGACCGAGCGCTCAACCGGCTGGAGGTCGACAAGCTCGGCCTCGACGCGATGGACCGGCGTTACCTCATGATGATCGCCGACATCTATCGCGGCGGGCCGGTGGGGGTGGAGACGCTTGCCGCCGGCCTCTCCGAGCCGCGCGACACGATCGAGGAGGTGATCGAGCCGTATCTGATCCAGCTCGGCCTCGTCGCCCGCACCGCGCGGGGGCGCATCCTCAACCCCGGCGGCTGGAAGCACCTCGGCCTCAACCCGCCGGTGGGCGGTCAGGACGGGCTGTTCGACTAG
- a CDS encoding MAPEG family protein codes for MTGTAIFWPMGALALLTFIVLGQIPLRRFAAVRKKEVTPDDFRFGESARVGSRVAIPNRAMMNLLELPILFYVLCLMAFVSGGVTPLLLWLAWAYVGLRYVHTLIHMTWNNVAHRLVPFALGNVVLMAMWAVFFANLAIR; via the coding sequence ATGACCGGCACCGCGATATTCTGGCCGATGGGCGCGCTGGCGTTGCTCACCTTCATCGTGCTGGGCCAGATACCGCTGCGGCGCTTCGCCGCGGTGCGGAAGAAGGAAGTGACGCCGGACGATTTCCGGTTCGGCGAATCCGCTCGGGTCGGCAGCCGTGTCGCCATCCCCAACAGGGCGATGATGAACCTGCTGGAACTGCCGATCCTTTTCTATGTCCTGTGCCTGATGGCGTTCGTTTCGGGCGGGGTGACGCCGCTGCTGCTGTGGCTCGCCTGGGCCTATGTCGGCCTGCGCTATGTCCACACGCTGATCCATATGACGTGGAACAATGTGGCCCATCGCCTCGTCCCCTTCGCGCTCGGCAATGTCGTGCTGATGGCGATGTGGGCGGTATTCTTCGCGAACCTCGCGATCCGGTGA
- the ruvA gene encoding Holliday junction branch migration protein RuvA yields MIAHLKGRLESTGVDHAVIDVGGVGYLVGASSRTLAAIGPVGEACVLFTEMLVGEEFIRLVGFARADERDWFRLLTGVQGVGARVALAILSALEPADLSRAIAAQDKAMVARANGVGPKLAERIVRELKDKAGGIALGPGGSGAAAPVAGGAGADAVSALLNLGFRPAEASGAVAAAEEELGGSATLDALVRLALRKAAR; encoded by the coding sequence ATGATCGCGCACCTCAAGGGCCGGCTGGAATCGACCGGCGTGGATCATGCCGTGATCGACGTCGGCGGCGTCGGCTATCTCGTCGGCGCCTCCTCCCGCACGCTCGCCGCGATCGGGCCGGTGGGCGAGGCGTGCGTGCTGTTCACCGAGATGCTGGTGGGGGAGGAATTCATCCGCCTCGTCGGCTTCGCCCGCGCCGACGAGCGCGACTGGTTCCGCCTGCTGACCGGCGTGCAGGGCGTCGGCGCGCGGGTGGCGCTGGCGATCCTCTCCGCGCTGGAGCCGGCCGATCTGTCGCGCGCGATCGCCGCGCAGGACAAGGCGATGGTCGCGCGCGCCAACGGCGTCGGCCCCAAGCTCGCCGAGCGCATCGTGCGCGAGCTGAAGGACAAGGCGGGCGGCATCGCGCTCGGCCCCGGCGGGTCGGGCGCGGCGGCGCCGGTGGCGGGCGGCGCGGGCGCGGACGCCGTGTCGGCGCTGCTCAACCTCGGCTTCCGCCCGGCGGAGGCGAGCGGGGCGGTGGCGGCGGCGGAGGAGGAACTGGGCGGCAGCGCGACGCTCGACGCGCTGGTGCGGCTCGCGCTGCGCAAGGCGGCGAGGTGA
- a CDS encoding SDR family oxidoreductase: MSLNNLFSLEGRIALVTGGSRGIGKIIARAFIEQGAKVYISSRKAAACEETAAELGPNCIPLPQDVSTVAGCKALAEALAAREERLDILVNNAGAAWGTPFEDFPESGWDKVMDLNVKSPFFLTQALHNMLKREASHDRPSKVINITSIDGLRLNPWETYSYHASKSALIYLTKRMAARLVNDGIIVTSLAPGAFASEMNRAARDHGDEVAKGIPMRRVGNFDDMAGAAIFLASRASDYVVGDTLVVDGGLVNAALGTSIDP; this comes from the coding sequence ATGAGCCTGAACAATCTTTTCAGCCTGGAGGGGCGCATCGCGCTGGTCACCGGCGGGTCGCGCGGGATCGGCAAGATCATCGCCAGGGCGTTCATCGAGCAGGGCGCGAAGGTCTATATCTCCTCGCGCAAGGCGGCGGCCTGCGAAGAGACCGCCGCCGAGCTTGGCCCGAACTGCATCCCGCTGCCGCAGGACGTCTCCACCGTCGCCGGCTGCAAGGCGCTCGCCGAGGCGCTGGCGGCGCGCGAGGAGCGGCTCGACATCCTCGTCAACAATGCCGGCGCGGCCTGGGGCACCCCGTTCGAGGATTTCCCCGAGAGCGGCTGGGACAAGGTGATGGACCTCAACGTCAAGTCGCCCTTCTTCCTGACGCAGGCGCTGCACAACATGCTGAAGCGCGAGGCCAGCCATGACCGCCCCTCCAAGGTGATCAACATCACCTCGATCGACGGCCTGCGGCTCAATCCGTGGGAGACGTACAGCTATCATGCGTCCAAGTCGGCGCTGATCTATCTCACCAAGCGGATGGCGGCGCGGCTGGTGAACGACGGGATCATCGTCACCAGCCTCGCCCCCGGCGCCTTCGCCAGCGAGATGAACCGCGCCGCGCGCGACCACGGCGACGAGGTGGCGAAAGGCATCCCGATGCGGCGCGTCGGCAATTTCGACGACATGGCCGGCGCGGCGATCTTCCTCGCCAGCCGCGCGTCGGATTATGTGGTGGGCGACACGTTGGTGGTGGACGGCGGGCTGGTCAACGCGGCCCTGGGCACCAGCATCGATCCGTGA
- a CDS encoding SDR family NAD(P)-dependent oxidoreductase, with protein sequence MRFTNKRAVVTGGASGIGRATAIRLAEEGADVWIGDVDEAGGREVAETSNGRIRFQRCDVTKAEDIRALVEAADAAGGLDVLFNNAGAGGAREHIDEIAPDDWDRTQTLLLRSVALGIRYAAPLMAKRGGGAIVNTSSVSALGSGYAPIAYSTAKAGVLHLTKVAAAELAKDSIRVNAVVPGFITTNIFVSALDLPADKRAAANQMIGGIAAHAQPVKRAGRPEDIAAAVAYLASDDAAFVTGTHILVDGGLTIGTRQSWDPTMPGMFEALESMA encoded by the coding sequence ATGCGCTTCACCAACAAGCGCGCCGTCGTGACCGGCGGCGCCTCCGGGATCGGTCGCGCGACCGCGATCCGGTTGGCGGAGGAGGGCGCCGATGTATGGATCGGCGACGTGGACGAGGCGGGCGGGCGCGAGGTGGCGGAAACCTCCAACGGCCGCATCCGCTTCCAGCGCTGCGACGTGACGAAGGCGGAGGATATCCGCGCGCTGGTCGAGGCGGCGGACGCGGCGGGCGGCCTCGACGTGCTGTTCAACAATGCCGGCGCGGGCGGCGCGCGCGAGCATATCGACGAGATCGCGCCCGACGATTGGGACCGCACGCAGACGCTGCTGCTGCGCTCGGTCGCGCTCGGCATCCGCTATGCGGCGCCGCTGATGGCGAAGCGTGGCGGCGGCGCGATCGTCAACACGTCGAGCGTCTCCGCGCTCGGCAGCGGCTACGCCCCGATCGCCTATTCGACCGCGAAGGCCGGCGTACTCCATCTCACCAAGGTCGCCGCCGCCGAGCTGGCGAAGGATTCGATCCGGGTGAATGCGGTCGTGCCGGGCTTCATCACCACCAACATCTTCGTCAGCGCGCTCGATCTGCCGGCGGACAAGCGCGCGGCGGCGAACCAGATGATCGGCGGCATCGCCGCGCACGCCCAGCCGGTGAAGCGCGCCGGCCGGCCGGAGGATATCGCGGCGGCGGTGGCCTATCTCGCGAGCGACGACGCGGCCTTCGTCACCGGCACGCACATCCTGGTCGACGGCGGCCTGACGATCGGCACGCGGCAGAGCTGGGATCCGACGATGCCGGGCATGTTCGAGGCATTGGAGTCGATGGCGTGA
- a CDS encoding DUF3597 domain-containing protein codes for MGIFSTIMNKIFHHDAPAPEASAPADTGGATADAAVAAAPPPPSEPVDVEAVLTQLAAGKGGGGNWQVSIVDLLKLLDMDSSLDARKELANELDVHAGADGSAEENIALHKAVMQKLAENGGKVPDSLLHH; via the coding sequence GTGGGTATCTTTTCGACGATCATGAACAAGATTTTCCACCATGACGCGCCGGCGCCCGAAGCGAGCGCGCCGGCCGACACCGGTGGAGCGACGGCGGACGCAGCCGTCGCGGCAGCGCCCCCGCCGCCAAGCGAGCCGGTCGATGTCGAGGCGGTGCTCACGCAACTCGCCGCCGGCAAGGGCGGCGGCGGCAACTGGCAGGTATCGATCGTCGACCTGCTCAAGCTGCTCGACATGGATTCGAGCCTAGACGCCCGCAAGGAACTGGCGAACGAGCTGGACGTCCATGCCGGCGCGGACGGCTCCGCCGAGGAGAATATCGCGCTCCACAAGGCGGTGATGCAGAAGCTCGCTGAAAACGGCGGCAAGGTGCCGGACAGCCTGCTTCATCACTGA